ATGTGACTTCAGCTGGACTTTGCGTCATTGCTGTGCTCACAATTTCACTGTGCTGCCCAAAACCAATGCTTCCTGTAAATTTGCCACCATCTCTGCCTTTCAACAACATAACAACATACCTCATCGTCAGTTTGTAGGTAGTTCAGTGCAAACTCCAGCATCTCTTTCTGCTTGGTTGTCTCGTTAAAGTACCTCAGGGCCTCCTGAAAAACAAAAGTGGCATCAGCTCTTGTGTTGACcttttgtttactgtttttttttttttgcctcttaGTTTGGAAGCCTTTGAACTCTTTCTGCTGCCTCTGGTTCACCCACTGAAatacataaagtataaaaaaagaacAGTAATGAGTTCTTTGTTTTACTCACGGGCCGAGGCTGAAAGTCCCTTTCCTCGAGTCCCCACTGCTCCCTGTAGAAGCGATAGTACGCTACATTTTGCTGCATCACCTGGTCTTTACTGTCAAACAGGATGTAACTGGCTGCACACGGAGCAGCGTTCTTTACATCATTCACTGTAGAGGATCACAAGATAATACATGTTTAAACAGTCTTACACAAATTGCTGTCAAAAGTCTGAATCCAGAGTCTTTGTCATGGTTCTTACATTTATAATAGGAAAACTGGAGGTAGTGATACATAGTGGCTACAAACTTCTCCACAAAGAAGCCTCCAACGCTGGGTGTCAGGTGCTCTTCACATTTTACCTTACATTTCAGCACATCGGTGTAGAGATCTGAGGGAACAACAAGcatattattttcttttcttaaacacACTGGACTGAAACAACTCTTGAATTGCTCTATTCTTACCTGCCAGGGCGGGATAGAAGTCTTTGGACTCTAAGATCTCGTATGAGCCCTCACAGCCTGCCAAGCAGAGACTGTATATATCAAAGTACTGCGTGATGGCCTGTTCCATGTTTCGGGCACTGCTGCTGAAGTCACCGTTGTTGTAAAGCGTCACACTCTTCAGGAAAACACTCTGGATAACAAAGAGTTGTGGTTAGAAAAGTTTGAATAGTTTAGCACGAGTTGCAAACTGGATAAGGAAGAAGATGTTGATCTACGAACTTCATACGGCTGCTCCTCGTGGTCGATGAGATATTCTTCCACATCGAACAGCGTCTTGTAATAATTCATGTTCTTGGTCAAATAGGGATCATTTGGGTTCTTCTTCAGGAAGGTGTGAGCCGCTGACACAGCCTTCTCCAAGTTGTTAAGCTGAGGAAGAATAGATAGTTTTACAATCAATTCCACAGTGTTTTGGgggattttttaaatatgaaacaCCATCTCTCCCACTTGCATGAAGGGAAACAGCAGCTCCAGTCATTAacgtgacctctgaccccttTTCTCCAACAACTACTGACAGATGCAGATCACTGATGTCAGAATATGAATTCTTGTGAGTCAGTCAATAAAAAACTAATggagctcagcgcaaattctttcaggaagacttctaaataaCTTCAATCACCACTATCTCTTCCTAAAACTATTCAGCTGTTAAGAGGCGTTCACCTTTCAGTAAACCAACAAAAATTGGCCACAAaattcatgatccaatcacagcataacatcctgctttaaatgtcttctctcCTTGCTATCAGCTGTCTTTTCAGACAAATGTGCAACCCTCcacctccccttccacctctggTCATCGTCAACCACGGCAACCTGAGTCCGTTTCCGGCAGACAGCTCCTTCGTTCGGTCTCCGGTCTCCATCACCAGTGTCTAGGCTCCATCGGGGGGGAATATGTctggcttctctacccctttaaaatatttttaacgatggagtctaatccccaaagactgtacatttcatattatgcttatgtacaataaatctttgcatatctgcaacgaagtctctcctgattgaaatgtggTGCTGTATGCAGAACTGTGAAATAAATAAGGGAAAGGGTCAAGGGTATATAGGGCAAGGCAGCTCTAttttagcacatttcagcaacaaggcaattcgaagtgctttacataaaatattaaagagcagttaaaacagttaaaaatataaaaacagatatacgagaataaaagttaaagtgcagtataagaaatgaacaattatttaaagaaaggcagcatcaaaacgaaaggtcttcagccttgatttaaaagaactcaagagttgcagcggacctgcagttttcggGGAATTTGTCCCAGATATTTGGTGCATAACAACTAAACGCTGCTtctccctgtttagttctgactctggggacagaaagcagacctgtcccagacgacctgagaggtctgggtggttcataatgtagcttcagatcagaaatgtattttggccctaaaccagtCAGTGCTTTATAACCCAaaagaagtattttgaaatccatTCTTAAagggacaggaagccagtgtaaatacttcagaactggagtgatgtgatccactttcttggtcttataAGGTAGTCTTGGCCAAGAAACTAAATGTAATGAACACATTCAACTACCCACTTCTCTCCtcaaagaagaggagagagccACCTTCAAATAGAGTCAGCAAAATCAAAGTCATGTAAATCCTAAAAGCCTGCTTTGTTGATCTGGGTGGCTGTTTGACCACCAGACAGAGAGCTTTGATTCACCTTTTAATTTACCAGACAAAACTATAAACTGCTCCAATTTAAAGCTGTCAGTACTTTGATGTGGTGAGTGTAAAATAACACCTCCAGCACCTGAAGGATCACAGCAGTGTTAAAGGGTTTTGTGATGGTGGCTGTTTATTACACACTAATGTAATGAAGGTTGTCTACAATAACATGGAGATTATCTGGAGATCTTTGCACACTATATGAAACCAAAAATTATTCAAAAATGAGATCAGTAGGCTATTTTAGCCAACGCAAACCTATAGTCCCCATCATCCTGCCTGACAGAGAAGAATAAGGGGATTGTTTCAGGAACACTGGAAGAGACGTGGCACATGCTCAACTACTGCTTGGTCTGCAGGAgggcgcaaaaaaaaaaaacacagcaaggAAACGGTACTGCACTGAGAGAAATTTCCTCTCGGTGAGTCAAACCGAGTCAATCTGCCTCGAAAATCAGCTGCAGATACTTTTGTTGTGCGACTGCGCCCGTTACGCACAGTTATGGTAATGCTAAATCCACATCCTACTGTATGATCCTTATTGTACAATGGAATATACATATTCCATTGAGTTTATAACGGCCAACTCGCACTTAGCCTATATGTCACCTTATATTACATTTATACAACATCCACTTTGGGAAGTATTTGGTGTAACTTCAGAATTTATGGCAAAGGCCTACATTTATTTTGCACTCTAGTTTTGGGCACAATTCGACACATCAAGCACATTTGGTCTCACCTGGTAgtgtgcatactgtatgtaccgATACGGGACCCTTTTCTCGAAGGTTTCCAATAAATCCCTCTGTGGATAGGAGATGTTAAACACTGGAAAATCTGCCTTGCACTTTTTAAGGCAGGCAGCCCTCAGTAGGATGTGGCGCATGACTCGGAGGGTGCTGTCTGCGAATAGGCTTTCGTTGTCCCGGCTGACGGAGCTGCAGTTGCGGCTACAGAAAACCTCGCTGTCCCGCAGCAGCCGGTGGAGCCGCAGGCTGAGCTCCAGGAACTTGATGCTCTCTGCCCAGTTCTGTGCCCCGTACTGCTCCAGCGCGTAGCTGTAGGCAGAGTCCAGCGGCATGATGTCCTTCTGAGGAAAACTTTTAAAGCTGTACTTTTCATACTGAGCCTCCACCAGTGTCGAGATTATAAGAGCCAGACTCAAGCTTTTCAGGAACATCGTTACCTCCAGCGGCTCCAGCAGGAGACTGTTCTTGTTTTGAATGGATCAGGAAACGTCCTTTTTCTTTACCAGGGAATGCTCATGTCTTTCTGCACGTAGCGTAGGCTGTAAAAGCCGCGTCGAGCTAGCTGCTGAAAACAAGAACTTCTGATCAgagctttcaaaataaaagcccaatTGAGCTTctggtattttttatttttttttaagttgagcCCATTTTCGCCAAATTTCACATATTATTGCCAGCCGTCCTTCAAAGAATGCTGCAGTACATCATGTCTGCATTTATTTCTCTCAGAGTTATTGTTTTGAGCTGCAATACAGAGtaggctactgtgtgtgtgtgtgtgtgtgtgtgtgtgtgtgtgtgtgtgtgtgtgtgtgtgtgtgtgtgtgtgtgtgtgtgtgtgtgtgtgtgtgtgtgtgctgcatgcatatttgacaaaacaaacaaaaagttaaaacaagttTTTATCCTAATGTAAAAACAAGAGGCTGAACATGCATGCAATGTCTATTTGCATGCATGTTCCAGGTTAAGAATGACTAGATCAGcttgtttttcttgtttattataattatgaaatttgtatttttctggcTGCAGATAAGACTAATTGTAGTGTTAGTATTGGCGCTGGCAAGTTGagcatttttaattattataatactACTATCAAAAATATAGATGAAAAATATAAGAAGATTAATCAACAAGTTAACTGGTATCTGCAGCTCTAGGACTGATAAATGCAAATCTTGACAATTACCTTGAAGAAAGGTGTCCGTACTTCCGGTATAAATGGTGATAATTATGGCTTACTTGACACAGACCTCACAGTCTGAGTTTGGACCTCAGAAAAGCGGTCCAGCTTTTCTCAGTGTATTCCAGGGTCATAACACCGAGTCCCATGAACCAAAATTTAAACATATTAACAGGGATctgatttagttttttaaaatacttttgCCTCCTGCTGTTAAACTCTAGGAGGAAGATATATTCATAAAATGACTGAATATAGTTGTCTGAAGAGATACGATTATTTTCAACTTGGTTACCTACATTCCGAGCAAACTGACAAGCTGAGACATGGGTGGGTGAGCTATCACTTATAACCTCAGCAAATATAACCTCTGAGTCTGCAAAATCTCACATGAATAACGTTAGAAGGCTCAgacatatttttgtatatatCTGAGTAGGATGGTTATTAGGACCCAGATACTTTTTTATGAGGCAGACAGATGTGCCCGAAAAGtaattatgtaaaaaaacacaGGCAGTAGTAATGCTTGCCATGCGTTACTGTGACGAGAAAGAATAATTTCATATTATGGGAAGGCACATTATAATTTTCGGCTCATCTCATACGTAAGTGAATTCATGGGGCCAGGCCTCTGGGCCAGGCATTACACGTTTGCAGAATTCCATTTAAAAGTGGGTGGGGGCCCAGGGGCCACTCCTCCTGCTGCTCTCTGGAGTGATGACCCAAGAGATGCGTtaagcgagacagagagagacagaataaGGCCGGAAGTTTAGTCGATTTCCCATCCAGTATAAAAGCACtaagtaaatgtatattttcttttttacttaaaGAGATATATTATGTTGAATATGCATAAAGTACATGCTTGTTTTTCTATTCTATTTGAGTAATGTCAGCTTGTACATTATGGTGACTTTTCTCGAGCTGAAACTTGCTGATTGTTTATGGTGACAGACGATGTGGAGTTTTTTACCTCTGGGTCAGATAACCCATATTCAGAGTCACTTAATACTGTAGGCCTATTTAGGCAGGATATCTGGAGACTGTTGGTCATGCATTACAATTTGTCTGATAGGTTGTATTCTATTTCAAAAGCATATGCTGCACCACACTCCTAATAAATGGATCAACTGCGGCCATTGTAAGATCGAAAAAGTTAAGCAGAAAATAGTGATGCACCTTGTTTTAGACCTCTTAGACTAAATTTTCAATCGAATCGTCTCATCTTTTCCACTTCCAACAATCACATATGCAACTTAACCCCCTTAAAATGAAGTTTTCTTTCTTCAGTATTGTGCAAAATTGTGTACATTTCTGGTTTTGCATCAGTCCAAAGTACTATATCGCCCCACCATTTTGCGTCACCTATAAAGTGTATACGTTATAtgaatgtatgtgtttgtttgtttatgtgtttatttaaacGTATTTATAAACATTGTAATAGTCAGTTTCGTCATATTCTGTTACGTGAGAAGACATTGATTTTGTAATCGTAACCGGAAGAGTCTATCTCATTCCAGCGGTCTTGACACAGCTCCACTGTCCCAGACTTCATTCGGTGGGCTACTTACTTCTCTCCACTTCTTCAACCTCATCCCCCCACTGGTAGACGGTCTCTCTCTATTGTTACAACTCTCCAAATGGATCTGATGACATTAACGGTTTTATTTTGCCTTCATGTAACTTTAGTTACTGTGAATTGCAATCCGGGGCCGTTAGAGGATGTAGTTATCGATCGATACGATATACCGAAAATTTGTCCTCGAGAAGTGCAAACAGAAGATTTTATCCGTTATCATTTTAACGGTACCTTCTCTGCAGACGGGAAAAAGTTTGACTCCAGGTGAGGTTACAGCGAAATACACAATGTAATGACAATTAATCAAGAATGCGTTCATTTACAGCTTAAACtagtctatgtgtctgtctgcatgtaaCGTTAATATAAACTCTTGCAGAAATTgtgatttcagttgtaaaatgGTCAACGTGCTTTGAGAATGTCTCAGTAACGTTATTAAGTATCACACTACAATAAGCATAGAAAGTACAGCAATCAACCATTTTCCTGATGGATTCACAGACAATTAACTGCAGCTGAGCTAACAATACGTGTCATTCCCCATTTCAAATTAATTAGTATCACCTCAATGTTTCTATGacaatacattatattatattatacgtTATATTTAACAGTGATTTACTATACAACATTTAATTTTAGGTAGATAAAATGTGTTCTTTTTATGGTTTTTAAGGTGGTGGATATTTTTGTTGCCATTCGTCAAATAACCTCCCTAgaatttcaaaatgaaatattaaaacaCATGGCTGATCATAATGAAGCCGAGAGGGACATAATGACCTTTTGAATAATACTGGTGATGTGGATGGAACATTGGATGCAGACTTTAAAGCACCATAACATTTTAACGGCCCCATGACATGAGCTTCTAGATTCCATTTTTCACCACAGTCTACTGTTTTGACACTTCTACCTACTTTGGTGGATTCCATTGATTATACACTCTCATCCAGCTCTCCCTTTTGTTGTCTACGCAGTCATGACCGAGGCAAAGCCTTCATCAGCCAGGTCGGCTTGGGCAGACTCATCACAGGGATGGACCGCGGTCTTCTGAGCATGTGTGTCAATGAACGCAGGAGGATCAAAATCCCCCCACACCTGGCCTATGGAAGCATCGGAACAGGTGCCGATAAACATGAGTAACAGCACTTTGTTGGGTACATTATCTGTTCTAGTTTATGCCAATCTGTGCTGTTTGTCCGACAGGTGGTGTGATTCCTCCTGACGCTGTGTTAGTGTATGATGTTCTCCTGCTGGACATATGGAACACCCAGGACACGGTCCAGATCCGCACACTCAGCAAACCTGCAAGCTGCAACCGCACCACTGTGGCATCGGATTTCGTCCGTTACCACTATAACGGCACCCTGCTGTCTGGTGCAGCTTTCGGCTCCAGGTGACGTTAGGTTTTAACATTAAGGTATGTCTAATCTATTTCTGTGATTCTCAAAAACTTTGTCTTTTATTTAGTCACTCGAAGAATTCAACCTATGACACCTACTTGGGACAGGGCGACCTCATCAAAGGCATGGAAGAGGGTCTTTTGGGCATGTGTGTCGGGGAGAGAAGGATCATCATTGTCCCACCCTTCCTGGCATATGGAGAGACTGGCCAAGGTACAAACTATTAATGTTCAAGATGACTGTGGCTTGTATATAATAATTTCACATAGTTTACATTTCAAACTTTCTGACCTACAATTATTACAGTTTTTATATTCATTTCTGTTTCCGTAGACTTTGACAGACTTGGATTTGACCTGTTCAGTGTCAGAATTACTAGAAATCACATATGCTTTCCATTACTGCTGATCATTATCCAAAGTACACTAAGGGCCCTTTCACAACGACCTCGTTTGGTCCGAATttttggacttttcagtttggtccgaaccaaaattgcaggtgtgaaacctccccctgACCAAACAGCCGAAATTTAGTCGGACGAAAAGAGGTGATCTCGGTCCGGATCAAACTAAACCATGGTCCAGTTTGTTTCAAGTGTGAAAGCTATTTTTGGATTGTTCAGACTTTCAGACCAAATGCAAAAAAGTTCTGGCAGGCTATCGTCGTATTATAAGAACGGAGAAGCTCTTTTAAGGAGTAGCTCAGTGCTTAGCGTGCACGCAGCGAGTGTGTGGTTGACCACAACACGAGAGTGACAGCGGATGCACTCCGAGTAGACAGGTGTCAGCGATCGGAGCATTAGCATTAAAGTTGTTACTATAAGTGGTAATGTCAGTTTCAGTTTATCTCTGAATAAATACTGCAGCTCCTCAAGACCAAAGTAAAGTTTGCGTGTCTTGATTCTCAACAAcgcaacaaaacaaatgagCCGCGGTAGCATGGGGAATGCAGGAGTCAGTCGGAAAAAACTCTGACACTAGAGaaaggatacgagaggacggggaagcccgtctacaaacaaATCAATGTCAAGTATAGGGAGACGCAGCCCACGTAGGTGATGACAACGGGAAGTAGTCTTTAGTGCGGTGGCATTATTGCAATGTGAAATCTTAACTAactggatcaaatgtatacaatgtaacaaaaacatgcacTTTGGTTCGGACTTAaaggtgtgaaaatgccctaaaAGCAACCATTGGTTTCTGTTAATTTTATTATGGTTTGACAAACATCATCTATTACAGTGAGCAAGTTGTCTCATCTGTTTTTATTGTCAAGTTACATTATTGTTGCATGGTACCACATTTGACAGCAAAGACTATTTTGAAAATGCTTCTCTGTAGTTGTGTTTGGGTATATGTGTGAAACTCTGACATATCTGACAGTATTCATGTTTGATTGTTGTTTCGGTGCGCTTATTTTTCATGTCCATGCTTACTGCACTATTATGCAATAATAATGTACATAAAAGTAACGCAAAAAAGGATTGCTAATGTCATACACGACTCTCTGCAAGTTACTGCAAGGGGGAAAGTTCCATACCACACTAATATGAACAAAAAAAGGTCTGTCTGGAAGGAAGGAAACTAATCTCAAGAGTAAAAGTATGCTTTTAGAAATGGTCCACATTAAGGTAAAGTATATGTGACTGGTATGGACCTGAAACTGTGAGATATAGACACACTGCATGTCTTACTTTTTTTCCTAACAGGAACTCAGGTCCCTCCTCAGGCTACGCTGGTGTTCCAGGTGCTGCTGGTTGATGTGTTCAACCCTAAGGATGACCTAATTGTGGAGGTGAAGGAGGTACCTGAAGGCTGCAGCCGCAGGACGGTGACTGGAGATTACATCCGTTACCACTACAACGGTACCTTCCAGGACGGCACAGCCTTTGACTCGAGGTAAACCTGAGCTTTCTCCATTCTTAGAAAGCAATAAAATGTAAAGCAAAATGACCTGAGTTTAAAGGGATagttaggatttttttttaagtagggTTGTATTATGTACTTATTATAGTCCttctacgtcctgctacgtcctgctatgctctgctgtgccctgctacgtcctgtaatgccctgcagtgccctgctatgccatgaactactacaactactatttctagtcactgttccattatctttattgtgaccgTTATTGCCgctattcatcacacccccaaccgtcagacaccgcctaccaagcctgggtctgtccgaggtttcttcctaaaagggagtttttcctcgccactgtcacactcagtgatgggaataacagcGTCactaacggcgttactttttttcagtaacgagtaatctaattgattactcttcccatcttaataacaccgttaccgttactgccaaaaaatgcggcgcgttactatatttgaagctgtttttttcatcagaccaactagatctctgacCCAAGAGGCAAATACTTtgttttactgttcttccttggttagtgggcagtacACGACACAAGCGCATacatgctgacgattggctgaggttgagtaaaatgtcaatgtaagccaatcagaggtagagttgggcgggtgttcgaaaacacgcatagtcggacacacaagaacaacacaatcgagtcagtcaacgagagagagacaggtatggcgttatgaaatcaaggagagggttaactcttcctgctacagattttccaccgtggtcagaaaacacaggggagacactttgtttcttttactatatgactctagagtcgctactcactcgaaagctaatcgccgtcactctctcacttctccctcgctctatcacctactccccacacacacacacacacacacacacacacacacacacacacacacacatgccggctcgacgcacacaccagcgcacaagtataaacatcaggccacttacgttatttgcactacaaagagtgtatatatttatttatttttggtatagtgcttaacaagcataatttaattttgtccAGTTGTggttgaggtgttgtgttatttgtattgatccactatataaacataatatctacatacagtacatggcatttgattggaggttagtctcactttgtcccacagcaacattaaaatagtttagatttgtgtacattgtttctgttaataatgtattgtattaagtgtccatttcattataatattcagatttatcataaataattgaagatgcacatgtattttaagttccattaaagaggggtggaggtggggtcacatcggagcatttaaaaatgtacttgaaagtaaggcaatagttactttctatagtaactagttactttcataatttgtaactgaataactaatttagttactttttggaagaagtaactagtaactgtaactaattactttttaaaagtaacttgcccaacactggtcacactaaatgcttgctcttgggggatttactagaattgttgggtccttgtatgttatagagtgtggtctagacctactctatctgtaaagtgtcttgagataactcttgttatgatttgatactataaataaaattgaattgaattgaatagtcagtgtattacctacagtagatggcggtcggcacgccccaagtttggagaagcagacagaaGTACTggcacggaagctaagc
This window of the Sander lucioperca isolate FBNREF2018 chromosome 21, SLUC_FBN_1.2, whole genome shotgun sequence genome carries:
- the p3h4 gene encoding endoplasmic reticulum protein SC65, with the translated sequence MFLKSLSLALIISTLVEAQYEKYSFKSFPQKDIMPLDSAYSYALEQYGAQNWAESIKFLELSLRLHRLLRDSEVFCSRNCSSVSRDNESLFADSTLRVMRHILLRAACLKKCKADFPVFNISYPQRDLLETFEKRVPYRYIQYAHYQLNNLEKAVSAAHTFLKKNPNDPYLTKNMNYYKTLFDVEEYLIDHEEQPYESVFLKSVTLYNNGDFSSSARNMEQAITQYFDIYSLCLAGCEGSYEILESKDFYPALADLYTDVLKCKVKCEEHLTPSVGGFFVEKFVATMYHYLQFSYYKLNDVKNAAPCAASYILFDSKDQVMQQNVAYYRFYREQWGLEERDFQPRPEALRYFNETTKQKEMLEFALNYLQTDDEDVVSPEEMASSHTVHPDAEFDGMGDYEESFLAEWWQEPKTKWDTGEVAD
- the LOC116063996 gene encoding peptidyl-prolyl cis-trans isomerase FKBP10-like; amino-acid sequence: MDLMTLTVLFCLHVTLVTVNCNPGPLEDVVIDRYDIPKICPREVQTEDFIRYHFNGTFSADGKKFDSSHDRGKAFISQVGLGRLITGMDRGLLSMCVNERRRIKIPPHLAYGSIGTGGVIPPDAVLVYDVLLLDIWNTQDTVQIRTLSKPASCNRTTVASDFVRYHYNGTLLSGAAFGSSHSKNSTYDTYLGQGDLIKGMEEGLLGMCVGERRIIIVPPFLAYGETGQGTQVPPQATLVFQVLLVDVFNPKDDLIVEVKEVPEGCSRRTVTGDYIRYHYNGTFQDGTAFDSSYKRNSTYNTYIGKGYVIQGMDKALHGLCIGEKRKITIPPHMAYGQEGVGDLIPSSAVLVFNIHVIDFHNPEDPVDIKSTYKPEDCKVTSEADDLIQYRYNCSMMDGTLLYSSDHYESPSITTLGANKVILGLEKGLSGMCVGERREVVVPPHWGHGENGAGGVPRSAVLFFELELVELQKGVPEGYMFVWLGDGPDPLFPAMDLNGDKEVPLEEFSAFIMLQVKEGKGRLLPGFDADSIIKDMFNNQDRNEDGKIVEYELKLKVDESEQVKRDEL